In Candidatus Electrothrix scaldis, the genomic window CCAATTGGTTCAAGGAAGCAGTTGCTCCAGGTGATAAAGTATCATTATACGGTAAAGCATATCAGGCTGTCGGTTCACTCCATGGATTAGCCAAAGGAAAGTATAAAAATGCTATTGCCTGGCAACTAATTGAAGGACCATTTGACTTCCTCACGGAATTTGGTCTGCGAGAAAGTGCTGCTGTCCTTCAACAACAATGGGAGGAACAGATTGTCGCGCCAGCAGAGACCATTGATCCCAATAAACTTCCCGGTTTCCTTTTTGAAAAAGAAAGCGGTGCAGTATGGAAATTTGTTAAAGGCTCTGGAGAGCCTTTTCTGCAAAACACGGTACATGGATACCAATCAAGGGAAGTTTTCGGACGTTCCTTGGTGTTTGAATCTTTCCTTTACACATTCCTTGACCAAGGGGCCTCCGTGGTTATCAATAAGCAGTCTGATTACCGAATCGAAATCAGCAATCGCCCCATGAAGGTCAATAGGGATTCCACAGAGGAACCTTATGCCTCCGTCGTCACCGTACAATGTGCTGAGGACAAGATCATCCTAGAAAATGACAATTACCCGAGAACGCAAAACTTTACTTGGTCACCGGATAGATGCGGAGATGTCAATTTGACTATTGAATTCCCTAGTGCAACCCTGCACAAATCTTATGAAGGTAATATGGCTTTTGCTCACTTTCTCTCAAATTTCGTTGATGGGGCCCTTCATTTCACTCCTGAAGATTTCCCTGAGGAAGAAGGTCATCTCCGCAATTCAAATATCAGTGAGATTATACTAACATATGCTCTCAGCGGACAGGACCCTGTTCTTCGATTACTGGAATTAAAACCCGAGGTCCCAAAATCCATTGCTCTGCCTGAAAAGCAGCATGGAGAGGTTGTTTTTAACTGACAGGATAACGTGAATAGAGAACAGATAAAAAATCTCGGCAAAACTCCGATAGATGGTGCTTCACCCGTTGGCAAGGATGTGAGCTACGAACCAAATTTCGAGGAACTAACCACTGAATTAGAGAAACTCTCCTCGCCCACAGCTGAAGGGGGCGTGAATTGGGAGCGTGTTGCTGAACTTGGCATAACAATTCTTCGCGACGAATCAAAAAATCTCGTGGTTGCCTGTTATCTCAATGTAGCTCTCCTCTACACAGAAAATTTGCAGGGATTTGCAGTTGGAGTCCATATTCTTCGCAATATGCTGGACACTTGGTGGGACACAATGTATCCCCCAAAGAAGAGAAAAAAAGGGCGAATCAATACGCTCAATTGGTGGAATGAAAAACTACTCCAGCTCTTGCCTGAACAGGAGATAGAGACATGGCCTGGTGACCAACGGCAGCAACTTCTTGAGGATCTCGACAGCATTGATGCCCTGATCGCAGAAAAGCTGGAAGATGGCCCCATGCTCAGGCAATTAAAGGACGCGACCTCCCGGTTAGTCAACGAAGAGGCTCCTCCTGAACCTGCTCCTGAGCCGATACAGGAACCAGAGCTTGCCCCGGAACCAGAGCTTGACCCGGAACCAGAGCCAGAGAAACAAAAAGTACCTGCTGCCCCACCCGAGCCGTCGGAACAGGAGAGCAAAAAATCTAAACGATCTTCACCTTCGGCAGCTCCTCCAGCTGAAGATGACAAAGAGGCCGCAGGGTATCTCCGTCAAGGACTGAATCTGCTGGGCCGTGCAGCGACACAGATCTTTCAGGAAAATATTTCAAAGCCTCTGCCATACCAACTCAATCGCCTTGTTGCCTGGAGCGAACTTGATGGGCTACCACCGGCCACAAACAACATCACCATGTTGCCTCCACCTGATGAACAGATTGTTTCTCTCCTTGAAAAAATGTTTCAAAACGAAAACTGGGAGAATCTGCTGGATGCCGCAGAGTCCAGAGTGAAAGAGCACCTGTTCTGGCTGGATCTGAGTTATTACGCCTTCAGGGCCTTGAAAGGATGCGGACATTTACTTGCAGCTCAGGCCGTGGAAACAGAAACCCGGCTACACGTTCTTCGCTTACCTGGCATCGAATTGCTCTCTTTCAACGATGAACGTCCCTTTGTCTCGCAGCAGACCAGAGATTGGCTTGCCTCCCCGCCTCCTGCTGGGCAAGGAGGAGGAGCCACACCCTCTCCTTCCTCTGAAGCAACAGGTGAAGAGCAGCAACAGGAGGTTGTTCAGCATGTGGAAGAGGCTATCCGTGTCAGTGCCAGTTCCGGTATCCAGGAAGCCCTTACCTGGTTGACGGAAAAGAAAAAAAACGCAACATCTCCTCGCCAGGAGTTTATGTATGATATAGGATTCTGCCGCCTGCTTTTCCAGGCTGACCGAACCGACATGTCCCTTTCATTTGCTGAAAATCTGCTTATGCTGATTGATCAACACAACTTAGAAAAATGGGAGCCTGAACTGGCTGTACAGGCCTTAGTTGCATCGTATCAATGTCTCTTAAAAAACGATGTTATTCTTAATGAAGACGAAGTGCTATTACAAAGAAAACAAGTTATGAATCGACTTGCTTTACTTGCCCCTGACCAGCTATTCTTATTGATATAGTGCTGTTGGCACTACGAAGTACCTGCTCATAGGAACTCAATAAAATTTTAGTTATTGACAGTATTTATATTGGTGCTATTTTTTGATAGCACCATGATATTAATTATGAAATAAAGAGGAAGAATATGGCACAGCAAGGATCTGTCGCACCTAAGGAACGGGTTAACGTTGTTTATCGGCCTGCAACCGGAGATGCAAAGGAAGAAGTTGAGCTCCCTCTCAAGGTGCTGGTGATGGGCGACTTCACTTTGCGGGAAGATGATCGCGCTGTTGAAGACCGAAAACCCATCAATATCGACAAAGAGAATTTCAATGATGTCCTTGCCGGACAAAAGCTTAAATTGAATACTGTTGTTCCAGACACCCTGTCCAGTGAGCCGTATGCGGAAATGGCTCTTGAGCTTGATTTCAACTCAATCAAAGATTTTTCTCCAGACGAAATCGTAGAAAAAGTCCCACAACTCAAACAATTACTTGAGCTACGGGAAGCACTGAAAGCAGTTAAAGGACCTCTGGGGAACGTCCCGGCGTTCAAAAAGAAACTTGCATCTCTTATGGATGATGAAGAAGCCAGGGCAAAACTCCTGGCAGAGCTCAAGATTGAGGAATAAAGGAGCAGCGAAAGAATATGTCTGAAAAACAACAGGAAACAGCGCAGGAAGGGGCAGTTCAAGAGGGAGAATCAATTTCTCTGCTGGACGAGATCGTTCGTGAGACGAAACTCTCACCAGGCGATGACGGCTATGATGTTACAAGACTTGGGCTGCAGACATTTATAGATGCTTTGCTCCAGCCCGACCGGGCAGAACATCGAGTGAGTCAAGGCTTGGTTGATGAAATGATAGCTGATCTGGATGATAAACTCTCCAGACAGATGAACTCAATCCTCCATAATAAAGAGTTCCAGCAGCTGGAGTCGGCCTGGCGTTCTCTCAAATACCTTGTTGACCACACGGATTTTCGGGAAAATACCAAAATCGAAGTATTGAATGTCAGCAAACAGGATCTGATTGATGATTTTGAGGACTCCCCGGAGATCGTCAAATCTGGTCTCTATAAACTTGCCTATACAGCCGAGTATGGTCAATTCGGTGGACAACCCTACGGGATGATGGTGGGCAATTTTGACTTTGGCCCAGGCAATCAGGATATGGCGTTACTTCGTAATATAGCGAGCATTGCCTCTATGTCACATGCGCCATTTACAGCCGCAGCAGGTCCGTCCTTTTTCGGTCTTGACGATTTCTCTGGATTACCTAACTTAAAGGATCTGAAATCCATCTTTGATGGTCCCCAGTATGCAAAATGGCGTTCGTTACGCCAGTCCGAAGATTCGCGCAATGTGGGCCTTGCCCTTCCTCGCTTTCTTCTTCGCCTCCCCTACGGTTCGGACAACATTCCTGTAAAGAGCTTTCATTACAACGAGGATGTTTCTGATGGGGATCACCATTTTCTCTGGGGCAATGCCGCGTTCGCCTTTACAGCCAGAGTGACAGACAGCTTTGCCAAATACCGCTGGTGTGCCAATATCATAGGGCCACAAGGAGGTGGTGCGGTTGAAGATTTGCCTCTGTATCAGTTTGAGGCAATGGGCGAATTGCAAAATAAAATTCCTACCCAAATTGAGATCTCTGATCGACGAGAGTTTGAACTGGCCGAAGAAGGATTTATGTCTCTGACCATGAGAAAAGGCAGTGATAATGCAGCTTTTTTCTCAGCAAATTCTATTCAGCAGCCCAAAATTTTTCCTAATACGGAAGAAGGAAAACAGGCCGAACTCAATTATAAACTTGGAACCCAGTTACCTTACACCTTTGTTGTCAGCCGTATTGCCCATTACCTAAAGGTGCTCCAGCGGGAAAATATCGGAACATGGAAGGAGCGCGGTGAACTGGAGGATGAGCTCAATAACTGGATCAAGCAGTATGTGTCAGATCAGGAAAATCCTGGGTCAGGTGTTCGTAGTCGACGACCACTGCGCAAAGCAAAAATCGAAGTTTCAGATGTTGCTGGTGAACCTGGATGGTATAGGGTTGGTATGCAACTACAGCCACACTTTAAGTACATGGGGGCATCGTTCACCCTGTCACTGGTAGGTAAACTGGATAAATCGTAAAGTTGGCCCCGCATAAGCGGAATATATACCATAACATCCACCAATGAGGAGGAAGTAATCAAATGGCAAATACTATGTATCTGAAACTCAAGGGAGCAAGCACCGGTGATATCAAAGGTGATTGCACTCAATCAGGTCGTGAAGATATGATCCTGGTCTACCAATTCGACCATACTGTTGAAATTCCGACAGACACCCACACTGGGCTGGCAACTGGACAGCGCATCCATAAACCACTGAAGATTACCAAGCATAAAGATCAGGCTACTCCACTTTTGTATCAGGTTTGCTGCACTGGCGAGCAAATTACAGAGTTTGAACTGTTGTTTTACCGCATCAACGATAAAGGCCAGGAAGAACAATACTTCACCATTAAACTGGAAAATGCTATTGTCGTTCAAATGAAAGAATACACACCTATGACATTCCTGGAAGATAATAAACCGTATCATGATATGGACGAGGTCTGGTTTTCCTATGAGAAGATTGTCTGGACCTATAATCCAGACGGCATAGAGGCTGAAGATGACTGGAAAAGCCCATCAACTTAAAATCTCGGCCAGTTAACAACCGACTCATTCGAGGAGAGACTTGAGCCGGTCTCTCCCTGTACCTGCTATTTTTTACCTGTTACGTGAGTTGTCACGCGAATGCAAGAACGTCTGCTTGAACGCATATCCCGTCTGGAGCTGGAAGAAAAAGGGGAACGAGAGGATCCAGCGACAACATCAGATGCAACGCGATCTGTGCTCCGGCATCTCTCCCGACTCCTTAATACCCGTCAGGGAAGTGTAGCAACCCTGCCTGACTATGGCGTCCCGGATCTCACCAATGTCCCAGGAAATTCTGTTCAGGAGATCAGAGAGAATATTGAACAAATCCTCCAGAAGATCGTTCAGAAATATGAACCCCGTCTTTCCAGGATTCGCATGATCATGAATCAAAATGATAAGGATCCTTTTGCACTCCGTTTTCGTATTGAAGCTGTCCTCACAGAACAGGAAAATGTACCGGTCACCTTTGAAACAGTTATTTCAACAGATGGACATATCGGCATCAGCTGATCTCCTGTTGCAGTATTACGTCATGACAAGCTGACTTCCCTCATCTCAGTCTCTTCATGTTTTGTTATCCCAGCCCGGTGGGCCGGGATGGAAGTTTATTATTTTCTCTGCCTGCCCCGGAAAAAAGTGTCCTATTTTAAAAAGCATTACCAACAAGAGCTACAAAACATTAGGAGCCTGGCTAAAGAATTTGCTGACCTTCATCCTGCTATTGCTTCTATGCTCAGTGGTCAGTCCACAGACCCGGATGTGGAAAGATTGCTTGAAGGAACAGCCTTTCTGACCGGACTTCTGAAACAAAAACTGGATGACTCCTTACCAGAGATTATCCATCTCCTCACTGAACTCGTTTATCCCCATTTCCTCCGCTCTGTTCCCGCGCTGACGCTTATTCAATTCACCCCTAAAAGCGGTTTACAGGAGACGATCAAGATTCCAGGCAATACATCCCTGCGCTCTGATAAAATTAAAGGAACCTCCTGTTCGTTCCGTACATGTTCCAGCTGTGATGTACATCCATTACGCATCGTTAAAGCTCAGGTTGATCAAGCGTCCCAACATGGGCAAGCTATTACTCTCCATGTTGATATCACCGGAGGTTCTCTTGCCACCTGGAACCCTACTTCGTTGTCTCTTTTCCTCGGCGGCTCCTATACGGTAGCAAGTAACCTGTTCATGGTACTTTGCCTTTATCTTCGCCGTATTGTGCTCCGTTCAGCCGATGGAAAGCATGCCCACACACTTGATGCTTCGATGCTCAACCTGGGTTCCATGAAGCGCGAAAATAGCCTACTACCTTATCCTGGGAGATCTTTTGGCGGATATCGTTTACTTCAGGAATACTTCATTCTTCCCCATAAATTTCTCTACGCCGAACTCATCGGGCTCGACCGCTGGAAGCAAAGAGGTGATTCGCGTCATTTCACCATTACGTTTGAACTGGAAAATCTCCCCGAGTCGATTGCAACCACTGTCGGTAAGGATTCTTTTCTTCTTGCAACAATTCCGGCGATCAATCTTTTCCGGCATGAAGCCGAGCCCATTCTGCTTGATCATCAGCTCGATAAAATTCGGGTAACCCCAGCTATGGTAGATAACCGACGCCCTGAAATTTACAGTGTTGATAAAGTGATTGGCTTCAGCAGAGGTGCTGTCAAAAAAAAGGAGTATACGCCTGAAATTGGCTTTGGTGACCAGAAAAGCGGTGAAAACAGCTACACCCTGCTGCACTCAATTTCTGCTGTCCACGACCGACCGGAGATGGCACTACGCTTTGCCTACCCTGCTGACACGACATCCCTGATAGAGGAAACTTTGACTGTTCAGCTTACCTGCTCCGACGGAGACCTTTCTGCTGAACTTAAGCAGGGTGACATCAATCGCCCCACTGCAGACACGCCAGAGCTTATCGATTTTAAGAATCTGATGCGTCCAACCCACCCCATTGACCCCCCGATTGCAGGCGACACACTTTGGCATTTCCTTTCCCATTTTTCGCTCAACCTTTTCAGTCTGAGCGATGTGAGCAGCCTGAGAAAACTCCTTCGTCTCTATATTTTCAGCCACGGACGGGACCGAGGCAGAGTTGAAGCCAATGAAAAACGCATCAACGGAATAAAAACATATGAAGTGCGGTCGGTGAACCGTCTGGTACGAGGGGTCATGATGCGGGGGCACAGCCTCCATCTCAAAATTCGGGCTGATCATTTTGCTGGATTCGGAGACTTTTACCTCTTCGGCCTAGTTCTAGACGAATTCTTCAGCGAATACGCGGGGATGAACAGTTTTACCCAGCTTAACATCACCAACAGCAGCACAGGAGAAGACTTTGCATGGCCAGCAAGAATCGGCAACACCCCTCTGATATAACAGATATTAGACAGCTTCTCCTTGAGCAGGGGCATCGACTTCCCTTTGTCCAGGTTATCCGCCTTCTTAAGCTCTACCTGAGCAGACAGCAAAACAAAAAACTGACTAACGAGGAGCTGTTCCGTCTCATTCGGGTGAGACCGCATCTCAGTCTGGACTTTCCAGGTACAGATATCGTCAAGGTTGAAGAGCTTGATGAGGAGCATGCACGTTTTCAAATCACTGTTACTTTCTTAGGACTCTATGGTTCTTCGAGTCCGCTCCCCACCTTTTATACTGAAGATCTGATTGATGAGGAACGGGAAGGAAGAAATGCAACCCGGGAATTTCTCGATATCCTCAACCATCAATTTTACAATACCTATTTCCAAACATGGGAAAAATACAATATTTCCCATCAACTCTGTGAAGGCGAAAAAGAAAGAGATAGAGACAAAAATTATCTGATCCTTTACAGTCTACTGGGGATTATCCAACCAGAAGTACGCCAGCTTATCGAACACGAGCGTCGCTTTCTCCCCTATATCGGACTTGCAATTCAAAGGCCGAGGTCAGCAGAAGGGCTCAGGGCATTGATCTCTGACATGTTAGAGGAACCAAATGTCAATGTTTATCAATGCGTGGAATATCAAGCCACGATTACATTAGATCAACGCTGTTTTCTTGGCACAAAAAATACTCGTCTCGGTGAGGATGCTCATCTGGGGTCTCTCGTTCGGGATAGAATGGGAAAATTTATTCTCTCTCTCGGCCCAGTTGATGGCACCCGTTTTCAAGAGCTCTTACCTCACCATGCAGACCACCAGCTTCTTCTTGAATGCGTACTTTTTTACTGTGACCAGTCATTATTATGGGATTTGCAGTTAGAAATTAAATGTGAAGATATGGAGACTTGCCAGCTTGGGAATCCCTCTTGGGGACATCTCGGGTGGAATACCTGGTTATATTCAACAGATACAAACCTAAAAAATGGGCAGGTCACATTACAGGGAAGAAAATGATACATCACATGATGATATATAGGTATA contains:
- the tssF gene encoding type VI secretion system baseplate subunit TssF; this encodes MEVYYFLCLPRKKVSYFKKHYQQELQNIRSLAKEFADLHPAIASMLSGQSTDPDVERLLEGTAFLTGLLKQKLDDSLPEIIHLLTELVYPHFLRSVPALTLIQFTPKSGLQETIKIPGNTSLRSDKIKGTSCSFRTCSSCDVHPLRIVKAQVDQASQHGQAITLHVDITGGSLATWNPTSLSLFLGGSYTVASNLFMVLCLYLRRIVLRSADGKHAHTLDASMLNLGSMKRENSLLPYPGRSFGGYRLLQEYFILPHKFLYAELIGLDRWKQRGDSRHFTITFELENLPESIATTVGKDSFLLATIPAINLFRHEAEPILLDHQLDKIRVTPAMVDNRRPEIYSVDKVIGFSRGAVKKKEYTPEIGFGDQKSGENSYTLLHSISAVHDRPEMALRFAYPADTTSLIEETLTVQLTCSDGDLSAELKQGDINRPTADTPELIDFKNLMRPTHPIDPPIAGDTLWHFLSHFSLNLFSLSDVSSLRKLLRLYIFSHGRDRGRVEANEKRINGIKTYEVRSVNRLVRGVMMRGHSLHLKIRADHFAGFGDFYLFGLVLDEFFSEYAGMNSFTQLNITNSSTGEDFAWPARIGNTPLI
- the tssA gene encoding type VI secretion system protein TssA; the protein is MNREQIKNLGKTPIDGASPVGKDVSYEPNFEELTTELEKLSSPTAEGGVNWERVAELGITILRDESKNLVVACYLNVALLYTENLQGFAVGVHILRNMLDTWWDTMYPPKKRKKGRINTLNWWNEKLLQLLPEQEIETWPGDQRQQLLEDLDSIDALIAEKLEDGPMLRQLKDATSRLVNEEAPPEPAPEPIQEPELAPEPELDPEPEPEKQKVPAAPPEPSEQESKKSKRSSPSAAPPAEDDKEAAGYLRQGLNLLGRAATQIFQENISKPLPYQLNRLVAWSELDGLPPATNNITMLPPPDEQIVSLLEKMFQNENWENLLDAAESRVKEHLFWLDLSYYAFRALKGCGHLLAAQAVETETRLHVLRLPGIELLSFNDERPFVSQQTRDWLASPPPAGQGGGATPSPSSEATGEEQQQEVVQHVEEAIRVSASSGIQEALTWLTEKKKNATSPRQEFMYDIGFCRLLFQADRTDMSLSFAENLLMLIDQHNLEKWEPELAVQALVASYQCLLKNDVILNEDEVLLQRKQVMNRLALLAPDQLFLLI
- the tssC gene encoding type VI secretion system contractile sheath large subunit produces the protein MSEKQQETAQEGAVQEGESISLLDEIVRETKLSPGDDGYDVTRLGLQTFIDALLQPDRAEHRVSQGLVDEMIADLDDKLSRQMNSILHNKEFQQLESAWRSLKYLVDHTDFRENTKIEVLNVSKQDLIDDFEDSPEIVKSGLYKLAYTAEYGQFGGQPYGMMVGNFDFGPGNQDMALLRNIASIASMSHAPFTAAAGPSFFGLDDFSGLPNLKDLKSIFDGPQYAKWRSLRQSEDSRNVGLALPRFLLRLPYGSDNIPVKSFHYNEDVSDGDHHFLWGNAAFAFTARVTDSFAKYRWCANIIGPQGGGAVEDLPLYQFEAMGELQNKIPTQIEISDRREFELAEEGFMSLTMRKGSDNAAFFSANSIQQPKIFPNTEEGKQAELNYKLGTQLPYTFVVSRIAHYLKVLQRENIGTWKERGELEDELNNWIKQYVSDQENPGSGVRSRRPLRKAKIEVSDVAGEPGWYRVGMQLQPHFKYMGASFTLSLVGKLDKS
- the tssE gene encoding type VI secretion system baseplate subunit TssE, with the protein product MQERLLERISRLELEEKGEREDPATTSDATRSVLRHLSRLLNTRQGSVATLPDYGVPDLTNVPGNSVQEIRENIEQILQKIVQKYEPRLSRIRMIMNQNDKDPFALRFRIEAVLTEQENVPVTFETVISTDGHIGIS
- the tssB gene encoding type VI secretion system contractile sheath small subunit, translating into MAQQGSVAPKERVNVVYRPATGDAKEEVELPLKVLVMGDFTLREDDRAVEDRKPINIDKENFNDVLAGQKLKLNTVVPDTLSSEPYAEMALELDFNSIKDFSPDEIVEKVPQLKQLLELREALKAVKGPLGNVPAFKKKLASLMDDEEARAKLLAELKIEE
- the tssG gene encoding type VI secretion system baseplate subunit TssG, with translation MASKNRQHPSDITDIRQLLLEQGHRLPFVQVIRLLKLYLSRQQNKKLTNEELFRLIRVRPHLSLDFPGTDIVKVEELDEEHARFQITVTFLGLYGSSSPLPTFYTEDLIDEEREGRNATREFLDILNHQFYNTYFQTWEKYNISHQLCEGEKERDRDKNYLILYSLLGIIQPEVRQLIEHERRFLPYIGLAIQRPRSAEGLRALISDMLEEPNVNVYQCVEYQATITLDQRCFLGTKNTRLGEDAHLGSLVRDRMGKFILSLGPVDGTRFQELLPHHADHQLLLECVLFYCDQSLLWDLQLEIKCEDMETCQLGNPSWGHLGWNTWLYSTDTNLKNGQVTLQGRK
- a CDS encoding Hcp family type VI secretion system effector, with protein sequence MANTMYLKLKGASTGDIKGDCTQSGREDMILVYQFDHTVEIPTDTHTGLATGQRIHKPLKITKHKDQATPLLYQVCCTGEQITEFELLFYRINDKGQEEQYFTIKLENAIVVQMKEYTPMTFLEDNKPYHDMDEVWFSYEKIVWTYNPDGIEAEDDWKSPST